In Macadamia integrifolia cultivar HAES 741 chromosome 1, SCU_Mint_v3, whole genome shotgun sequence, a single window of DNA contains:
- the LOC122082651 gene encoding ubiquinone biosynthesis protein COQ9-B, mitochondrial, translating to MYRSVVKRFLVVPANRCFALSPIITNSSCFSTDSDTQPHTDPIHSSEQTETVNSASETTAAAAFRNEEAHSASASASRKEEHSQERQSSRGVRQPRIEYQEEQARVLQAALRHVVRLGWTGAAMITGARELGVSPAIVGSFPRKEAALVEFFMDECLQRLIDIIDSGEELCNLIPSECVSKLIRIRLEMQAPYISKWPQALSIQAQPMNIPTSFKQRTMLVDEILHATGDQASDIDWYLKRTVIGGIYSTSEVYMLTDNSPDFLDTWHFLDSRVKDAFDIGKSVQEAKYLAETVGAGMGNPLQDIMKRVFQR from the exons ATGTATCGATCCGTGGTGAAGCGCTTCCTTGTCGTCCCAGCAAATCGTTGCTTTGCACTTTCTCCTATCATCACCAATTCTTCTTGTTTCTCCACTGACTCCGATACTCAACCACACACAGACCCTATACATTCCTCAGAACAAACAGAAACTGTAAATTCTGCATCTGAAACAACAGCAGCTGCTGCATTCAGAAATGAAGAAGCACattctgcatctgcatctgcatctagAAAAGAAGAACATTCTCAGGAGAGACAGAGCTCTAGAGGGGTGCGACAACCGAGAATTGAGTACCAAGAGGAGCAAGCACGTGTCCTTCAGGCGGCTCTTCGTCATGTG GTCAGATTGGGATGGACTGGAGCAGCCATGATTACAGGGGCAAGGGAGCTTGGAGTCTCCCCCGCTATTGTTGGATCATTCCCCAGGAAAGAAGCTGCACTTGTAGAG TTTTTCATGGATGAATGCCTACAAAGACTTATTGATATAATTGACTCGGGAGAGGAATTGTGCAACTTGATACCCAGTGAATGTGTCTCAAAGCTTATTCGGATTCGCCTAGAAATGCAGGCTCCGTACATATCAAAATGGCCTCAAGCACTAAGCATCCAG GCACAACCAATGAATATTCCAACCAGTTTTAAGCAGCGAACAATGCTGGTTGATGAAATCTTGCATGCCACTGGTGATCAGGCCTCTGATATTGACTGGTATTTGAAGCGTACGGTCATTGGAGGAATATATTCAACGTCTGAGGTGTACATGCTGACTGATAACTCACCAG ATTTTCTAGACACATGGCATTTCTTGGACAGTCGAGTCAAAGATGCTTTTGATATTGGAAAGTCTGTCCAAGAG GCAAAGTATTTGGCAGAAACTGTTGGAGCAGGAATGGGGAACCCATTACAGGACATAATGAAGAGAGTTTTTCAGCGGTAG